AATCATAATCCTAAGAACTTCAAGTAATTAAAATGCCGTGTAAATTGTCTCGGCGCTGAGATGTTTCTAATATGGTGTAAAAATAAAATGGGCACTTTCTCGTTGCAGAGGTAGGTGACCCCGCAAGAAACATTGCCAGATAATCTTCCACCTTTACTTCTGCACTGCATTTGAACTGTATATAATATCGGCATTTATTTTTCACATGAATGAAAAGGTTACTTCCTGTTGTTTTTAACAAAACTTGATTACACAGGTACCGACTGGGTTAGTACGAATCCGATTTTAAAAAGGTCCAGTGTTGGAGCCTGTCCGGGTCGGGTCCTTTGGATGCTATTCTGACTCTATTACGGCATCGACTCATGGTGGTTTTAACGCATAATGGTATAGAGCTTGCATGAACTATTGTGCATTTATAGGTCGGTAGATAAAGTTCAGACTAAAGTTGTAATGCATATAATCAATCACCTATATATTTAGAGCTCAtttatttatagtattattCCCAGTAGCTTCCTATGTATGTATCTATACTAAAGGGTCAATGACACATGAAGCAAGTTACACGGAAGCAACTAAAGGTGTGGAACTGCTAAACGCCAAGAGGTTGGAGATGGGACATGATACTACTAGGTTACCCCGAGTAAGAGAGCCTTCGTCTTCAACACTTTAAAGCACTTGTCCCGAATCATCTCGGGGGTGCGGGACATGACGGGATAAAGTGGCGGTTATCTAATCCCAAATTTTTTCTGTTCGCTCGATGTGCAAATTCTTGATCGACGACGAGGGTATTAGGGATTGTGTTGTTCCACATATTGGAAAACTAAAAATTcttattaaaataaagatttttgtTTGGTTACTCCTAAGAAAAAGAATTCTTACCGTTGACATTTATTGAAAAGAGGGTGGGATGGGAACCAACGGTGCATTTTATGTGGTGCCGAGCCGAAGCAGAAACTAACGGACACCTATTTTTGACCtgtatttatattaaaaatattgtctCGGATGATCTTTAATTCAGAATGCGCTCCACTATCCAACTTCGGCAAGGAATTTACGGGAGACACTCATCAACGTGTCAAATAAGAACTTTGTAAGCTAGCCGGCTCATGGTGGGTAATATGCATAAAAAGGAATTGTATCATCTTTCAAGAAAAGATGAggaatatttattatgtttttgtgGAGATCGTAAATCTTTTGACGGGCTGAAAGAAGAGGGGCGAGGGGCGACCTTAACTGTTAGAAAGTCTCCAGTTGTTTTTTgctgaaaagtttttttttttcttttcttctcggNtttttttttttttttttttttttttttttggttgtgtgTCTTTCTCGCTCTTGTAGAAAACTTAGCTTTCTTcgtaatttataattaaatttaattttctattgAAGTAAGCAGATAGTAagtatgttatttttttctaaattaaaaaagtaaaggTCAATGACAGTAGGACACAAGTAATTAGTTAGGGTTCACTCTATTTTAAGTTTGATACTGAATGACTGCACTACTTGTTGCCTTCACAAGTACACTCATGAGATCAAGGGTGGACGGGATAGATGTTCAGATCCGCCCGATGCAGACATTATTAGACAAGTAAAACGTGTGTCTTTTGTTCGCAACTGCGCATCACGTCGCCGACAGGGGGTCGGaatttattttgggcattttgagctgctgctgctgccgccacGTTCCAAATCAAGCTGTCAAACTGTTGAGAGAGGGCTACGCAGTCGGCCATTGGAAGCCCCGTGCGGTGGAatttggtctctctctctctctctctctctctctctcgctttaatttttctttttttctttttttccgccgcattaaaagaaggaaaagaaaaaagaaaaaaaagaaagagagagaggaggagaaataaagaggagagagagagagagagagagagcgcgccgCGACGAATGGCGTTAGAGCAAAGGGTGCGCCTCCTCGCGCGGAACGAGGCAGACTTAGGCGGGGGAGATGTCTCGCAGGGGAAGGGGGTGGTGGGCCCCCGCAAATGCGTCTTTGGTGTCAGATTAGCCGATGGGGCCCACACCACCTCTTATTCCATGCGGCCCTAGGATTTCTTGTCCTTTCTTTTCCGGGTGGGTGCACTTCACaagtaaaatttttagaaaggTGAACTGTTGTTGTTcacataaaaattattattttttattatttatttatataaatgctgaactatatatatatatatatatatatattatatatatatatatatatatatatatgccatggctactatactattatgagtattggagctctcgtactcataagttgttttcaatgttagagcttccgaatcgacgatctactccgttaaatatgatctagaggatttgaaacttctagaaaataaatttcgtaaattttcgaatcataataaagtccatcaagtgggcataaaatgaacggtcaaaatcaaagaCGTCCTATAAAAAGAATGATCGTAtctttcaattcaagatcggagttattgatctttatctattgTAGTGAatagattttctatcaaaattcaacaaactctgattcttttacacgttaaactagtaagtattccatactggccgttaaaattgtcaatttgtgacttcttgatcgtaaggtaaatgatgtcgaaaaaattataaaatttgatttctagaagttttaaatgctgtaaataacgtttaacggtgtggatcatcgattcggaagctctatcatcgaaaacaacttatgagtacgagggcgatcctactcataatagtatagtagccggaccctatatatatatatatatatatatatatatatgacaaacacatggaggaaaaaaaaattctcttaaaaatagtagaaaagaaaatgtaaaaacAATTAAACCAGGGAAGCTACTTTTAACAATCTAaggttttatttaaaattacgggaagattgcgttacgtgcagtCAAAAAGTACATTGAAAAAATACCATGTTTGTTTCcgacgtaatattgcgttccgcatatcgcgaggagtcggttacaatatattttctgcggttccaCAGAAAAatgcagaagcatatctctatatgctttttccacaactctattttatctaatagcgttaggtcgacctcaataccaaactaagcctaagactctctctctctctctctctctctctctctctctctctctctctctctctatatatatatatatatatatatatatatatatatgcccttCAAGAGTAAATTATGAGAAAATTAGTGCATTTTGCAAACTTCTCCAAGttaaaacaagaagaaaaaaaatattttcaacccGTTGCGACACTCTTTTCTAAGTAAACTACTGTAATCTCttcatcaaaagaaaaaataaaattctaatcccatatatatacacacatacacatatatatacattgactaataaaattttaccaCCTTTTGGAAGAATCTAAGTAGCTAGGTGTGGGACCATGGTGGCCTGATCCCTTCTTTGGCATCTTCTAACACCGCCATTTAAATTCTGACAGTCAAAGTTCCCTTAGTTGGATGAGTAGCTATATAATATCTTTGAAGGCCTATAGaatttaatatttctatttgAGTGAGAAACACACTTACTAATGCAAgtattagttatatatatctctaattaAAGTCATTGcatgaacatattaattgtACAAGataatatatagagtgaaaGTCAATTAAGTCATTGAAGGTCTTCCTTTTTAGTATTAAGAAAAAGATCTTCTATTGATGAAGCAAgagcttaattaatttggattgTAAGAGAATAcccacatgcatgcatggtgaagtttaaaaaagaagaacaagttGAATTTATATGTGAAGAGTGTGTAGATTAAGCAACTCTTTAGACAATTAATAAATGGATACATGAGACAAGCACCAGTTAATTAACATTCAAGCTAGCTAgtgttgatttttttaatacatggtttgtattaaaaaaagataGTGCATACAGCTTAATATGAAAAGATAATATTAAGTCTCAATCAAGCCATTATTATTGAAATCTATGGCACATACACGTGTGTGCGTGCGCGCACACGTATATTTATAGTCTCTCTTTAAATTATCATTTCATGCGAGACGTTACATTAACATGTGAACACCCTAATTAAACCATTTAAGACTTGGAATTGTACTTGCACTCACATTCCTCAGGAAATAAAAATGCTTTCTGATGCGTGATAAatgagtaaaaaaataaaaaaaaaacaactaatttTGTAGTTTATTCTGTGCCACATGCCATGCATCCATACtattatttgaatttacaaaGCTTAATTTCTTTCGAAGGATTCGCCTCTGAAGCTCCCCAAAATTCACAACAAGTGAGAAAACAAATGATGATCATCAACTCTTCTCACATGCCATGCACCAACACTTCAGTAGAACCCTTTCAAGTTAGAAGATGAGTTACAGCAATACAAAAGGTAAAAGCAGTAGCTCCAGTTCTTCTTTCTCCCTAGAGgaaattttaagaaaacaattaaaaaaaaccatttaacaagaaaaataattcataatCAGGAGCTTAGTTGTATATCTTTCTCTTGTCCTATGACcacctttcttttccttcccttAAACCCTTCTAAAACATTCGAAACTCCTATGCATCATTCCACACAGTGAAGAGAGGAGCTCCATGGCAAACGGCGACATTGTTCCCCCTCGGCGCAATCGCCTGCGTCGGATTCTGCACCCAGTTGTTGCACCCATTGCTCTCTTGCTCGAAGCCGTTCTCCTTCAAACCACCCATTGTTTGCTGGTTCATGAAGTAAACATTCCTACCACCATAAGGATCAACCCCCACATGCATGTTCCCCTCATGACCACTCTCCCCATAGCTGCTGCTCCCTTGGTGGTTATTATTCTGGCTCTGATCCACCAACATCGTGCTTATCGGCATCGCGTATCCGCAGTTGTCCGCACCGACAACGCCCTGATAGGAGCCGCTGTACAAGACGGAGTTTGATCCCGTGCTGTGCTCCATCGAGGGGGACGAGTCCAGGTTCatgagcggcggcggcggcggccgctgGAAGAAGTTGTGGGTGCTGCTCCCCAGGTGGAGCTGCTGAAGCTCTTGAAGGCTTTGGGCAGCTGCGGCAGCCACCGCCATGCCTTCATGCTCCGGCTTGCACCACCCCCTCACCGGTTGCTGCGGGTACGGGTAGTGCATGCCGACCGGCTGCGCCTGCGCAAACGCAATGCCCGGCCAACCGTAGGCCGTTGTGCTGCCGCTGATCCCTTCGGTTATCTGGGAGTTGAAGCGATTATCGCCGTCAGTGGTGATCATCCGAAGGCCGTCCACACTTTCCTCGGTGTGCTCCGAGACGTCCTTGAGTCGCTTTGCGGCCCCGCCAATCGGAAGCGTGCTGCTCTCGAGGATGCTCTTGACGTCGTAGCGGCTCATGTCGAAGTTGGTGACGGCGTTGAGCCCGCGGAACTTGATCGCGGCGATGTCGTACGCCTCGGCGGCTTCCTCCTGGGTGCCTGCATTAGGGTTTTTGGTGGGAATTTTTTTTAGTCGATTTGAGTACTCAAATGACAATGAGAGGGGTACAGATATATTTGAATCGGAGTTGACTTTATTCTGTGGAGGGTTTGACTTACTAAATGTGCCCAAATAGAGATCCTTATTTCCTGCCACCCTGCCGATCCTTGCCTGCCACCTCCCATGTTGGTGATGTCTATAAAGTTTATTTGTcgaatataattattaataaacaataatctatatatatatatatatatatatataaatgtatgtTAGTGTGGTATCTGATTCAAGGGATTCTAATTCTTCAATATTTATTCTTTGCATATGAGATGAACAACAAAAGAGAATGTTACTTAAGGGCCCATTCGCATTTTTTATGCgttctctcaaaagaaaaaggactTGTAACCTAGGAAGAAGGGTTGTAAATTAACTTTTGCAATTTCTCTTTATAAAATGAAGTACGTGATCGAAGTGCAAAACATAACTTACAATGGCAAGATTAAGATACAATTTAAAGTCTGTAAAAACGAAGATGAACTGCAAAATTAGAATGTGCATGCAGTAACCGATGAATCATGTGCAAtattctatataatattttcaaatgagAAGGAATGAACATAGGACTAAATATGCTAAAGCCATTAACTGCATGCATAAATCTGTGATCAAGAAAACAAGCAATGGAGTACCTCGTAACACCGCGATAAATAGAGGCGCCGCGTGAAAATCCACTGCTCTTTCTGAATGCATTGCATTatcaacaaaaattaaaaccaaaaatatttgatttgatttatcaAACTAAATAACTAGCACTCATAAAAAGTACTCTTTACCTTCTAAGAGATGCCACATATTCCTGCCTCGTCATGTGCTTCATCTCCTCAACTTCTTTCTCGTAGTTACTTATCTAATAAAGAAACAAGTGATACCTTTAAACATTGATCAATAAGCAAATGCATCAGAATAATAAACAAAACCCTCTTTATCTCAATTGCATGCAAAAGAATagttaaaagcaaaaaaagaaaaaagaaaaaagattcaACATACTGGGAAATTGGTTGTTGTTGTAGTACCCCAGTACTTAAGAGCAGCCAAATCATATGCCCTAGCGGCCTTTTCTTCCTTATCATAACCACCTATATATTCAAGGTTACATGAAAGATATTAAGCACTCAAAACCCTTATATGGTAGAAGAAGTAGCTACTAGAATGAAATATCCTTTTGCTTACCCAAATAAACTGCATGCAATTGAAACAGGTCACGTTTGGTTGCGAAGATGCAAAAAGATTAAAGGGAAATTAAGGAGTTAGTGTAACATGTACAAATGGCAATATTAAAAGAAATGTATATATGTTGAATATTATGATCAACTGTTGTAGTTGTAATGAGATGTACCTTGTCTACCCTTTCGCGTTTGGCCTTCTCTTCTGCAGCTGTTATCCCATAGATGGGCTTCATACCTTCCTGTCCACCTATgcctaaaaaaaatgaaatggaGAGCAAGTTGAAGGAGCACGAGATCTAATGGGAAAAaagatgaatatatataaatatcaaaacaaGTAAttaaggaagaaaaaagaaaattacataaACAGGCAATCACCCTATGTCTTACActcaaagaaagagaaaacacaCAGTTGGAAGAGCTTAATGTATATATGGTTCCAAACATGTAGTGTGCTTAATGAAAAGcaagtgtctttttttttttattgaagatTGAAAAGCAAGTTTATCAAAAGGAGATTTTAGAGAACTTCGCAAATATTTTGAAACATAAGTAACTTTTAAATCTTCtctaaagataaaaagaaaatgattttCCTATCATGATCACAATATAATATAGAAACGATAGTGAGAATGTATTTAAAtcttttctgaaaaataaaaaaagagtgtTTCCATATCAGCATTATAactaaggggaaaaaaaaattcaaagatcTCACTATGTAGTGGGAGAACTTATATATCTTCATGGCCCTCCACCAAGTTGGTTTTGATGTAGATCTTTATcccaaaaaagcaaaaaaaagggtTTGTAGGGAGTCGAACCTTGTCACACCCCTATAGATAGAAGTCCTTTGCCCAAACGTATCAATGGATTTCCTCGGCACAGCTTCTATAGCACCACTTTGCTCATCAACCCCACTCCCCACACTCCCCTTATTCTTATTTTCCGAAGATGAGCTctcaccgccaccgccgcttcCCATTAGCGGCAGTGGCGAGCTCGACTGCGACCCGGTGCTCATCGATAGCGACAAGCTTTGCGATCCACCCCTGCCCCCACCCAACGCCACATGATCAACACTCCCCACTAATGCATTacaaccgccgccgccgccgccgccaccatcgCCGCTCTTATGGCCCATGTCGGAATGTTGATTATGCGGCACCGGCTGGCTCCGTAACCAATTCTTTATCATCGATAGCCCTATTGTGCTATTGCTATTACTGTTGCCGCCACCACTGTTACTATTGttggtgttgttgttgttgttgttgttgaataGGCCACAATGATTATTGTCTTGTGTCAGGGTAGTAATATTGATAGAGCAGTTAGAAAACATGTAGTCGCTAGGAATCTTCCGGCCGTCGTGCTCGGAGAACGAGTGACCGCTGAGGAAGTCCTCAAGCTTCGGCGGGCCGTTGTCCACGTCCATGCTACTCTTCATGCTCCAATCTATGCAAAGAATAGACCGAGGCAAATAGAACAACACATGTTTATAATCAAAACAAGCTATACCATATACCGGGTTTGGAAGGGGGGATGGATATATATGTGCATATATCTAACCTTGCTGGTGATGGCCGATGCAAAAAGGCCCATCTGGCCTTAGGGTTGGGATTgatagaggaggaggagccaaGGAAGAGTctgcggcagcggcggagaGGCCGTAGCAATCGGCGGAGACATCGTCGGCTCCGGAGATGAGGGAGGGGGATGGGTGCTGTGTTTGATGGGAGTCATGGGAGGGTTGGAGCTCCTGAGGGGAGAGGGAGAACCCTAACCAGTTGTTCATGGACGCCATTGAGAAAAGTGGGGTCTGAATCTGCACTATGGCTATTATAGAAGGGGGGTGGGCTTGTCCTTTTAGGGGTGGGGACCTATTATGGCTATACCTTGTGTAAGTGTAATATTGGGGATGTGGGTTATGGAGAAgtggggtagagagagagagagagagagagagaggaaattagCTCATCTGTGGAAGGActaaggaagaggaggaggaggggaaggaGAAAGGGAGGGGGGGGAGAAGgggaaggagaaagagaggggaaggagaaagagagggggaggTGATATGGGGAGTTTGCAGGAGAGGGTGGGTGCAGTGCATTGGGGTTtggaagagaagaggaaaggTCAGAAGAGCCTGAAAGGAAGTAATACTTGATCAACATAAGCAAAATACAATGACTTTATATGTatgaagccaaaaaaaaagagagtatatctttatctttttctctttctcccttcCTCTGCCACTGATTAAGTAAtctctaaaaatataatattagaagaaaaaaaactatcaaaaaataatattaggaGAAAAAAAACTATCTTAAATGCTAtcgaaaaatcttttttttttttactataaaatgGTAATTTATTTTTGCCAGTTTAGCAAGCCAAATAGTCTTACTATATTAGCATGAGTTGTTGGATTGTTAAACACAACATGGAGCCCCTATATATCTAGTGGCCAAAGTCTACTTTGCAAacagaagaattttttttttttttttagtaataaatattttgttatacATAACTAAACTAAAATTAGAGCCAAATATACCCAAAATGCAATGAGCATTTGATGATGGTATACTCGTAGATTACAGGCctgcaaaagagagagagagagagagagagagagagagggggggatgATAAATGCACGAGTGATGTGAACTTTGTAAAGTACGAAGAATATTATGaatgtatatatagaaagagagctttgttagaatactattaataatatttattttttcttactatTAATTTTNaaaaaaaaaaaaaaaatggttgtgCATTCACAGTCACACACATCCTtcatgagaaagaaaaaggtcAAAAGTGGGGTGCCATGTTGcaatgtctctctctctctctctctctctctctctctctctctctctgtatatatatatatatatatatatatatatatatattaagttgcTTATACTTAGGTACAAGATTACAGTGTATGTACACCAAGAATATTTAgtgttaaatattaaatattgccATGAAGGCtgccatattttatatgtgcGGCCTATCTATAGTCGTAAGCTTTTGGTAACATTTTTTGACCAGTAGCTTAACACCTGTATGAACATGAAAAAGGAAAAGTACTCGACCGACTCTTTTGCGCAGgttacacaatatatatatattcaaagaaGAGGGGGTCTAAGCATTTTTCTGATTTTTGAGATCAATGTATGTGTGCTTCCCCAATACCTTGGATCACgcatatatgcatgttgaagaTGATCTCTGattaaattcaaacaaaaaagtcaaaaaaaaaaaaatcacggtATGTAGTTGAGTTGGTTAGTATATAT
The nucleotide sequence above comes from Ananas comosus cultivar F153 linkage group 17, ASM154086v1, whole genome shotgun sequence. Encoded proteins:
- the LOC109723347 gene encoding AP2-like ethylene-responsive transcription factor AIL1; the encoded protein is MASMNNWLGFSLSPQELQPSHDSHQTQHPSPSLISGADDVSADCYGLSAAAADSSLAPPPLSIPTLRPDGPFCIGHHQQDWSMKSSMDVDNGPPKLEDFLSGHSFSEHDGRKIPSDYMFSNCSINITTLTQDNNHCGLFNNNNNNNTNNSNSGGGNSNSNSTIGLSMIKNWLRSQPVPHNQHSDMGHKSGDGGGGGGGGCNALVGSVDHVALGGGRGGSQSLSLSMSTGSQSSSPLPLMGSGGGGESSSSENKNKGSVGSGVDEQSGAIEAVPRKSIDTFGQRTSIYRGVTRHRWTGRYEAHLWDNSCRREGQTRKGRQVYLGGYDKEEKAARAYDLAALKYWGTTTTTNFPISNYEKEVEEMKHMTRQEYVASLRRKSSGFSRGASIYRGVTRHHQHGRWQARIGRVAGNKDLYLGTFSTQEEAAEAYDIAAIKFRGLNAVTNFDMSRYDVKSILESSTLPIGGAAKRLKDVSEHTEESVDGLRMITTDGDNRFNSQITEGISGSTTAYGWPGIAFAQAQPVGMHYPYPQQPVRGWCKPEHEGMAVAAAAAQSLQELQQLHLGSSTHNFFQRPPPPPLMNLDSSPSMEHSTGSNSVLYSGSYQGVVGADNCGYAMPISTMLVDQSQNNNHQGSSSYGESGHEGNMHVGVDPYGGRNVYFMNQQTMGGLKENGFEQESNGCNNWVQNPTQAIAPRGNNVAVCHGAPLFTVWNDA